A DNA window from Paralichthys olivaceus isolate ysfri-2021 chromosome 11, ASM2471397v2, whole genome shotgun sequence contains the following coding sequences:
- the ptgir gene encoding prostacyclin receptor isoform X3, which translates to MNKSMNSSESWHHTTCNDTLTVNGDGKPATSIIMFLAGVVGNLLALFILGVHQREHRSRSSVFCILVTGLVLTDLLGTCILSPAVFICYARNISLIRLGGESLCNLFGFAMSFFGLAPTLVLCAMAVERCLAISHPYFYSVHIRPNFAKFTLVFIYLFSLAFCLLPFTGYGKFRQYCPGTWCFIDMDAKGDHGHPDRLLLAFSLSYSSLMALLIFAVFVCNGSVIVSLCQMHRSHKTRRGSLGFTGRRKRPSLAWFGQGEEEMDHLVLLALITVIFVVCSLPLTIAGFINAIHPFPGDKENLTAFRFYALNPIVDPWVFIICRKSVFHHLCSLLNCCFSRGAVKTTAHCALSLPLDNHIQHNPPDVTVSQSAYSSLPL; encoded by the exons ATGAATAAAAGCATGAATTCAAGCGAGTCATGGCACCACACCACCTGCAATGACACTCTCACCGTGAACGGCGATGGCAAGCCAGCGACGAGCATCATCATGTTTCTGGCCGGCGTGGTGGGAAACCTCCTGGCTCTGTTCATCCTCGGCGTGCACCAGAGAGAGCATCGCTCCCGGTCGTCTGTCTTCTGCATCCTGGTGACAGGCCTGGTTCTCACCGATCTGCTGGGCACCTGCATCCTCAGCCCGGCTGTGTTCATCTGCTATGCCCGGAACATATCACTGATCAGACTGGGGGGAGAAAGCCTGTGCAACCTCTTTGGCTTTGCCATGAGTTTCTTCGGCCTGGCGCCCACGCTCGTCCTGTGTGCCATGGCCGTGGAGCGCTGCCTGGCCATCAGCCACCCTTACTTCTACTCTGTGCACATTCGCCCCAACTTTGCAAAATTCACTCTTGTCTTTATTTACCTCTTCTCGTTGGCCTTCTGCCTCCTGCCGTTCACCGGCTACGGCAAATTCAGACAGTATTGTCCTGGGACGTGGTGCTTCATCGACATGGACGCCAAAGGGGACCATGGCCACCCGGACCGCTTGTTGCTGGCCTTCTCTCTGTCCTACTCTTCCCTCATGGCACTGCTGAtctttgcagtgtttgtgtgcaacgGTTCGGTGATCGTCAGCTTGTGCCAGATGCACCGGAGCCACAAGACACGGCGCGGCTCACTTGGGTTTacggggaggaggaagaggccgAGCCTGGCCTGGTTCGGACAGGGCGAAGAGGAGATGGACCACCTGGTGCTACTGGCGCTCATCACCGTCATCTTCGTGGTCTGCTCGCTTCCGCTTACT ATTGCAGGCTTCATCAACGCCATTCACCCGTTTCCCGGCGACAAGGAGAACCTCACGGCCTTCCGCTTCTACGCCCTCAACCCCATCGTGGATCCATGGGTCTTCATCATCTGCCGCAAGTCTGTGTTTCACCACCTTTGCTCACTGCTGAACTGCTGCTTCAGCAGAGGAGCCGTGAAGACAACAGCACACTGCGCTCTGTCTTTACCCCTTGACAATCACATACAGCACAACCCCCCAGATGTGACAGTTTCACAGTCCGCATACTCCAGTTTACCTCTGTGA
- the ptgir gene encoding prostacyclin receptor isoform X1 — protein MVLFTSADDISVSVSQLSGRDLRERERGRDYKSVCLSQCAHCESQPTPRCTQTAVRSNFHKPAQETTHLYISVCFFVFFTNEGEEIKNILDSSSRTLLPDRATERFKTVSREEAERQGKKPCCKATPHHGSHHASLLSVLPYDGIKSGFPPAVCEFFINSTLSWHHFLLSWLDMNKSMNSSESWHHTTCNDTLTVNGDGKPATSIIMFLAGVVGNLLALFILGVHQREHRSRSSVFCILVTGLVLTDLLGTCILSPAVFICYARNISLIRLGGESLCNLFGFAMSFFGLAPTLVLCAMAVERCLAISHPYFYSVHIRPNFAKFTLVFIYLFSLAFCLLPFTGYGKFRQYCPGTWCFIDMDAKGDHGHPDRLLLAFSLSYSSLMALLIFAVFVCNGSVIVSLCQMHRSHKTRRGSLGFTGRRKRPSLAWFGQGEEEMDHLVLLALITVIFVVCSLPLTIAGFINAIHPFPGDKENLTAFRFYALNPIVDPWVFIICRKSVFHHLCSLLNCCFSRGAVKTTAHCALSLPLDNHIQHNPPDVTVSQSAYSSLPL, from the exons ATGGTTCTTTTTACCTCTGCAGATGATatcagtgtttctgtgagtCAGCTCAGTGGGCgggacctgagagagagagagagagggagagactataaaagtgtctgtctctctcagtgtgCTCACTGTGAGTCTCAGCCGACACCACGTTGTACTCAGACAGCGGTACGTTCAAACTTCCATAAACCTGCACAGGAAACGACTCatttatatatatctgtgtgtttttttgttttttttacaaacgagggggaagaaattaaaaacatcttAGACAGTAGTAGTCGCACGTTGCTTCCCGACAGAGCCACTGAAAG ATTTAAGACTGTCTCCagggaagaggcagagagacaggggaagaaaccatgttgtaaggcAACGCCTCATCATGGGTCTCACCATGCGTCCCTACTGTCTGTGTTACCATATGATGGTATTAAGTCAGGATTCCCCCCTGCTGTCTGTGAGTTCTTTATAAATTCCACACTGAGCTGGCATCATTTCCTCTTAAGTTGGTTGGACATGAATAAAAGCATGAATTCAAGCGAGTCATGGCACCACACCACCTGCAATGACACTCTCACCGTGAACGGCGATGGCAAGCCAGCGACGAGCATCATCATGTTTCTGGCCGGCGTGGTGGGAAACCTCCTGGCTCTGTTCATCCTCGGCGTGCACCAGAGAGAGCATCGCTCCCGGTCGTCTGTCTTCTGCATCCTGGTGACAGGCCTGGTTCTCACCGATCTGCTGGGCACCTGCATCCTCAGCCCGGCTGTGTTCATCTGCTATGCCCGGAACATATCACTGATCAGACTGGGGGGAGAAAGCCTGTGCAACCTCTTTGGCTTTGCCATGAGTTTCTTCGGCCTGGCGCCCACGCTCGTCCTGTGTGCCATGGCCGTGGAGCGCTGCCTGGCCATCAGCCACCCTTACTTCTACTCTGTGCACATTCGCCCCAACTTTGCAAAATTCACTCTTGTCTTTATTTACCTCTTCTCGTTGGCCTTCTGCCTCCTGCCGTTCACCGGCTACGGCAAATTCAGACAGTATTGTCCTGGGACGTGGTGCTTCATCGACATGGACGCCAAAGGGGACCATGGCCACCCGGACCGCTTGTTGCTGGCCTTCTCTCTGTCCTACTCTTCCCTCATGGCACTGCTGAtctttgcagtgtttgtgtgcaacgGTTCGGTGATCGTCAGCTTGTGCCAGATGCACCGGAGCCACAAGACACGGCGCGGCTCACTTGGGTTTacggggaggaggaagaggccgAGCCTGGCCTGGTTCGGACAGGGCGAAGAGGAGATGGACCACCTGGTGCTACTGGCGCTCATCACCGTCATCTTCGTGGTCTGCTCGCTTCCGCTTACT ATTGCAGGCTTCATCAACGCCATTCACCCGTTTCCCGGCGACAAGGAGAACCTCACGGCCTTCCGCTTCTACGCCCTCAACCCCATCGTGGATCCATGGGTCTTCATCATCTGCCGCAAGTCTGTGTTTCACCACCTTTGCTCACTGCTGAACTGCTGCTTCAGCAGAGGAGCCGTGAAGACAACAGCACACTGCGCTCTGTCTTTACCCCTTGACAATCACATACAGCACAACCCCCCAGATGTGACAGTTTCACAGTCCGCATACTCCAGTTTACCTCTGTGA
- the ptgir gene encoding prostacyclin receptor isoform X2 produces the protein MVLFTSADDISVSVSQLSGRDLRERERGRDYKSVCLSQCAHCESQPTPRCTQTAVRSNFHKPAQETTHLYISVCFFVFFTNEGEEIKNILDSSSRTLLPDRATERFKTVSREEAERQGKKPCCKATPHHGSHHASLLSVLPYDGIKSGFPPAVCEFFINSTLSWHHFLLSWLDMNKSMNSSESWHHTTCNDTLTVNGDGKPATSIIMFLAGVVGNLLALFILGVHQREHRSRSSVFCILVTGLVLTDLLGTCILSPAVFICYARNISLIRLGGESLCNLFGFAMSFFGLAPTLVLCAMAVERCLAISHPYFYSVHIRPNFAKFTLVFIYLFSLAFCLLPFTGYGKFRQYCPGTWCFIDMDAKGDHGHPDRLLLAFSLSYSSLMALLIFAVFVCNGSVIVSLCQMHRSHKTRRGSLGFTGRRKRPSLAWFGQGEEEMDHLVLLALITVIFVVCSLPLTGSVPNLTTLEDWSSPASPGGHELL, from the exons ATGGTTCTTTTTACCTCTGCAGATGATatcagtgtttctgtgagtCAGCTCAGTGGGCgggacctgagagagagagagagagggagagactataaaagtgtctgtctctctcagtgtgCTCACTGTGAGTCTCAGCCGACACCACGTTGTACTCAGACAGCGGTACGTTCAAACTTCCATAAACCTGCACAGGAAACGACTCatttatatatatctgtgtgtttttttgttttttttacaaacgagggggaagaaattaaaaacatcttAGACAGTAGTAGTCGCACGTTGCTTCCCGACAGAGCCACTGAAAG ATTTAAGACTGTCTCCagggaagaggcagagagacaggggaagaaaccatgttgtaaggcAACGCCTCATCATGGGTCTCACCATGCGTCCCTACTGTCTGTGTTACCATATGATGGTATTAAGTCAGGATTCCCCCCTGCTGTCTGTGAGTTCTTTATAAATTCCACACTGAGCTGGCATCATTTCCTCTTAAGTTGGTTGGACATGAATAAAAGCATGAATTCAAGCGAGTCATGGCACCACACCACCTGCAATGACACTCTCACCGTGAACGGCGATGGCAAGCCAGCGACGAGCATCATCATGTTTCTGGCCGGCGTGGTGGGAAACCTCCTGGCTCTGTTCATCCTCGGCGTGCACCAGAGAGAGCATCGCTCCCGGTCGTCTGTCTTCTGCATCCTGGTGACAGGCCTGGTTCTCACCGATCTGCTGGGCACCTGCATCCTCAGCCCGGCTGTGTTCATCTGCTATGCCCGGAACATATCACTGATCAGACTGGGGGGAGAAAGCCTGTGCAACCTCTTTGGCTTTGCCATGAGTTTCTTCGGCCTGGCGCCCACGCTCGTCCTGTGTGCCATGGCCGTGGAGCGCTGCCTGGCCATCAGCCACCCTTACTTCTACTCTGTGCACATTCGCCCCAACTTTGCAAAATTCACTCTTGTCTTTATTTACCTCTTCTCGTTGGCCTTCTGCCTCCTGCCGTTCACCGGCTACGGCAAATTCAGACAGTATTGTCCTGGGACGTGGTGCTTCATCGACATGGACGCCAAAGGGGACCATGGCCACCCGGACCGCTTGTTGCTGGCCTTCTCTCTGTCCTACTCTTCCCTCATGGCACTGCTGAtctttgcagtgtttgtgtgcaacgGTTCGGTGATCGTCAGCTTGTGCCAGATGCACCGGAGCCACAAGACACGGCGCGGCTCACTTGGGTTTacggggaggaggaagaggccgAGCCTGGCCTGGTTCGGACAGGGCGAAGAGGAGATGGACCACCTGGTGCTACTGGCGCTCATCACCGTCATCTTCGTGGTCTGCTCGCTTCCGCTTACT GGGAGTGTACCAAACCTGACAACCCTGGAGGACTGGTCCAGCCCTGCCTCTCCTGGAGGGCATGAGCTGCTCTGA